A genome region from Gymnogyps californianus isolate 813 chromosome 4, ASM1813914v2, whole genome shotgun sequence includes the following:
- the PPID gene encoding peptidyl-prolyl cis-trans isomerase D, with translation MSHPSPLARPSKPCNPRAFFDVDIGGERVGRIVFELFADVVPKTAENFRALCTGEKGTGPTTGKPLHYKGCPFHRIIKQFMVQGGDFSNQNGTGGESIYGEKFEDENFHYKHDKPGLLSMANAGPGTNGSQFFITTVPTSHLDGKHVVFGQVIKGMGVVKILENVEVKGENPAKLCIIAECGELKEGDDWGIVPQDGSGDAHPDFPEDSDIDLKDVDKIVAIAEDIKNIGNTFFKSQNWAVAAKKYSKSLRYVEASEAVAEEADKQKLKTVALTCVLNIGASKLKLLDWQGAIESCSEALKIDPANTKALYRRAQGWQGIKDLDQALADLKKAHEIAPEDKAIQTETLRIKQKIKAQKEKEKAAYAKMFA, from the exons ATGTCGCACCCGTCCCCTCTCGCCCGGCCCAGCAAGCCCTGCAACCCCCGCGCCTTCTTCGATGTGGACATCGGGGGCGAgcgag TTGGACGCATTGTCTTTGAATTATTTGCTGATGTTGTACctaaaactgctgaaaatttCCGTGCGTTGTGTACAGGCGAAAAAGGAACAGGGCCTACCACTGGAAAACCTCTCCATTATAAAGGATGTCCTTTCCACAGAA ttatTAAGCAATTTATGGTCCAGGGTGGAGATTTCTCAAACCAAAATGGCACAGGTGGAGAAAGTATATATGGTGAAAAATTTGAAGATGAAAACTTTCATTATAAG CATGATAAACCAGGGCTGCTGAGCATGGCAAATGCAGGACCCGGTACTAACGGCTCTCAGTTCTTTATTACAACGGTGCCTACTTCTCACCTGGATGGGAAACATGTGGTGTTTGGCCAAGTGATCAAAGGAATGGGTGTagttaaaatattagaaaacgttgaagtaaaaggagaaaatcctGCTAAG ttgtgCATCATTGCAGAATGTGGAGAGCTAAAGGAAGGAGATGATTGGGGAATTGTTCCCCAGGATGGATCTGGAGATGCTCATCCAGATTTTCCTGAAGATTCAGATATAGACTTGAAAGat GTTGACAAGATTGTGGCCATAGCAGAAGACATAAAGAATATAGGAAATACTTTCTTCAAATCGCAAAATTGGGCAGTGGCAGCTAAAAAGTATAGTAAAAGTTTACG gtATGTAGAAGCTTCTGAAGCAGTGGCAGAGGAGGCAGACAAACAAAAGTTGAAGACTGTTGCTTTGACCTGTGTTTTAAACATTGGCGCTTCTAAACTAAAACTGTTGGATTGGCAGGGAGCCATTGAAAGTTGTTCAGAG GCTCTTAAAATAGATCCAGCAAATACTAAAGCTCTCTACAGACGGGCTCAAGGATGGCAGGGAATAAAAGATCTCGATCAGGCATTG GCTGATCTTAAAAAGGCTCATGAAATAGCCCCTGAAGACAAAg ctATCCAGACGGAAACACTCAGAATCAAGCAGAAGATAAAAGcccaaaaggagaaagagaaggcagcttatgctaaaatgtttgcttga